The window GTAACAGATGCAATGGGCTGTGTTTTTTCAGATACGGTAAGCATTAATGAAACAAACCCTGTCAAGGCCGGCTACCTTACACAAAAATTTAAAGACGATTTGCTTAAAATTGGTTTTATAAACAACAGTAAAAATGCCACACATTACATTTGGGTGTTTCCAAACGGGGATACCCTTTATTCAGAAAACCTTAGCCAGCTTTTTGATTCGGGGGGAACTTATGAGGTCATGCTAATTGCCTACAACAATTATCCCCATTGTGCAGATACTGTAATGCATACCATAACCATTGCTTCAACCCTAGTGGTGCTTGCCCCCAATGTGTTCACCCCCAATGGAGATGGTAAAAACGATACTTTCACCCTGGTTGTAAAAGGGACAAAAACATTCAAGGTAAGTATTGTCAACCGCTGGGGCACACAAATTCACACTTGGGAAAAAGGAAACGATATGCACTGGGATGGAAATACAGTTACAGGCCAGGAATGCAGCCAGGGGGTTTATTATTATACCATCACCGGAGTCTTGGAAAATGGAGAAGCCTTTCAAAAACAAGGTTCCCTGCATTTAATGAGATGATGTTAGGGGAAAATTTCTTTTTTTTTTCTAAAAAAAAACAAGCTGTTATTGAATCAAAAGGGAGGAACCTTTAGCAAATAATTCATGAAACAAACTTGCAATCAGAAAAGATTCCTCATTAAG is drawn from Bacteroidota bacterium and contains these coding sequences:
- a CDS encoding gliding motility-associated C-terminal domain-containing protein, with translation VTDAMGCVFSDTVSINETNPVKAGYLTQKFKDDLLKIGFINNSKNATHYIWVFPNGDTLYSENLSQLFDSGGTYEVMLIAYNNYPHCADTVMHTITIASTLVVLAPNVFTPNGDGKNDTFTLVVKGTKTFKVSIVNRWGTQIHTWEKGNDMHWDGNTVTGQECSQGVYYYTITGVLENGEAFQKQGSLHLMR